In the Novosphingobium resinovorum genome, ACAATCTCTGCCCATCGTCACACCGGCGACGCCGTCCAGCGAGCCGCATCCGGTGCGGCTCGCTGTACGGTACTTCAGTTTGAGTGGCTCGTGTCCCGGATCGACCTGGCTGATCCCATGCCCGCAGCCTTGGACGCACCGCCCAGCTTGCTGCGGACGCCCTCCTCGACCTTCCTGCCGGTTTCGGCGTCGATGTTGCGCCAATATTCGAAGGCGCGCTGCAGCACCTTCTCGCTGACGCCGTCGCACAGGTGGCTAACCACGTTCTCGACGAGACGCCCTCGCGCGGCATCGTCCATCACCTCGCGCACCAGCGTTCCGGCCTGGCTCCAGTCATCGTCGTCGGCGCGAAGGGTGTAGGCCTCGCGCACCATCTCGCCATCGGCCTGCCAGATGCCCGCCTCGTACGGGTCGCGCTCGGCTGCCGGGCCGCCGTAGCTGTTGGGGGCATAGACGGGATCTGTCGCCTTCTCGATCCGCATCGCGCCAGCGGTCGAATAGCTGTGCACCGGCGCGACCGGCCGATTGACCGGGATCTGCTTGTAATTGACCCCAAGCCTGGCCCGGTGGGCGTCGGCATAGGAGAAGCCGCGCGCCAGCAGCATCTTGTCGGGCGAGAGGCCGACGCCGGGCACCATGTTGTTCGGCTCGAAGGCAAGCTGTTCGATTTCGCTGTGGAAGTCGGTGGGATTGCGCGTCAGCGTCAGCTTGCCGACCTCGATCAGGGGATAGTCGGCATGGGGCCAGATCTTGGTGAGGTCGAACGGATTGATGCGGTAGGTCTTGGCGTCCTCGTAAGGCATCACCTGCCAGAAGAGCGTCCAACTGGGATGTTCGCCCTGATCGATGGCGTTGAACAGGTCGCGGCGGTGGAAGTCGCCGTCCTTGCCCGCCATCGTATCGGCGTCGGCCTGGCTGAAGTAGGCGTTGCCGTCGCCCAGGTCGGTCTTGAAGTGGAACTTGACCCAGAACTTTTCGCCCTTAGCGCTCACCAGCGAATAGGTATGGCTGGAGTAACCGTTCATCTCGCGCCAGGTCTTGGGGATGCCGCGATCGCCCATCAGGTAGGTCACCTGATGCGCGCTTTCAGGCGAGAGCGTCCAGAAGTCCCACTGCATGTCGTGATCGCGCAGGCCATTGTCGGCGCGGCGCTTCTGCGAGCGGATGAAGTGCTGGAACTTCATCGGGTCGCGGATGAAGAAGATCGGCGTGTTGTTGCCGACCATGTCGAAGTTGCCCTCTTCGGTGTAGAACTTGACCGAGAAGCCGCGCGGATCGCGCCAGGTGTCGGGGCTACCGCTCTCACCCGCGACCGTGGAGAATCGGATGGCGGTGTCGACCTTGGCACCCGGCTGGAACAACTTTGCCTTGGTGTAGGCGGTGACATCCCCGGTGGTCTCGAAGTGGCCGAAAGCGCCGCTGCCCTTGGCGTGGGGCTGGCGTTCCGGGATCCTCTCGCGATTGAAGTTGGCCATCTGCTCGATCAGGTAATGATCGTTGAGGACGATCGGGCCGTCTCGGCCGATAGTCAGCGAATGCTCGT is a window encoding:
- a CDS encoding catalase; the encoded protein is MTDRSTPRTTNDAGIPIQSDEHSLTIGRDGPIVLNDHYLIEQMANFNRERIPERQPHAKGSGAFGHFETTGDVTAYTKAKLFQPGAKVDTAIRFSTVAGESGSPDTWRDPRGFSVKFYTEEGNFDMVGNNTPIFFIRDPMKFQHFIRSQKRRADNGLRDHDMQWDFWTLSPESAHQVTYLMGDRGIPKTWREMNGYSSHTYSLVSAKGEKFWVKFHFKTDLGDGNAYFSQADADTMAGKDGDFHRRDLFNAIDQGEHPSWTLFWQVMPYEDAKTYRINPFDLTKIWPHADYPLIEVGKLTLTRNPTDFHSEIEQLAFEPNNMVPGVGLSPDKMLLARGFSYADAHRARLGVNYKQIPVNRPVAPVHSYSTAGAMRIEKATDPVYAPNSYGGPAAERDPYEAGIWQADGEMVREAYTLRADDDDWSQAGTLVREVMDDAARGRLVENVVSHLCDGVSEKVLQRAFEYWRNIDAETGRKVEEGVRSKLGGASKAAGMGSARSIRDTSHSN